Sequence from the Chloroflexota bacterium genome:
AGCCTGGTCCTGTGGACGATCCTGTGGCTGTGCGTCGGCACCGCGCTCGTCTTCTGGGGTCTCGCCTGGATCGTGAACTATCACCAGTGGGCCGACCGCCTTGCCGCTCGATACCGCTCGTTCTGGGGCCCTCTGGCCATGTTCAACGGCTCGGCCGGGTACCAGAGGTTCTCGGGGATCTACTTCATATTCTTTGGATTGATCACCTACTACATGGCGATCAGCTGGTTCGGCCAGCACGTCCACACGGCAACTTAAGCCGCTGTGGCTCGCTACGCTGTCCTGCTGCGCGGTGTGAACCTCGTGCGGCGCAACCGCGTCTCAATGCCCGAGCTGCGGCGCTTCTTGTCCGACGAGGGCTTCGCCGACGTCGTGACTTACGTTCAGAGCGGCAACGTCGTCCTGTCGACCGACGCCTCCGAAACGGAGGTCGCCGAACAAGTCAGGGCGCTCATCGTCCGCCGGATCGGCCTCGAGCTGACCGTGATCGTCCGTGCGCAGAACGAGCTCGCGGAGATAGTGGCGCGCAATCCGATCCCCGCCGCGGCCGCCGACCCGAAGCACTACCTCGTGACCTTTCTTGCCGCCCCGCCGCCGCCTGAGACCGTCGAGCAGCTGCGGTCGAACGCCGCCCCCCACGAGTCGCTCGCCACCACCGGTCGTGAGCTTTATTCGTGGCACCCGCAAGGCTTCGGTCGCTCGCCCCTCTGGGAGAGGCTCGCCGCGAAGCGCCTGGGGATCGGCGCCACCTCACGCAACTGGACCACGGTCAACGCCTTGCTCGCGATGGCGGACGGGCGAGCCGACCG
This genomic interval carries:
- a CDS encoding DUF1697 domain-containing protein, which produces MARYAVLLRGVNLVRRNRVSMPELRRFLSDEGFADVVTYVQSGNVVLSTDASETEVAEQVRALIVRRIGLELTVIVRAQNELAEIVARNPIPAAAADPKHYLVTFLAAPPPPETVEQLRSNAAPHESLATTGRELYSWHPQGFGRSPLWERLAAKRLGIGATSRNWTTVNALLAMADGRADR